One Ostrea edulis chromosome 2, xbOstEdul1.1, whole genome shotgun sequence genomic region harbors:
- the LOC125680759 gene encoding uncharacterized protein LOC125680759 — MNYLTVTVYLASLLAVVEPHGYMIEPPQRSSMWRVYPGFPPNYNDMELFCGGVTKQWEEFDGKCGTCGDAYDAEVRENEAGGMYASGVIGRNYTRGQVIKVGIQLTASHLGNFQFKICPHNNPSVPVSQECLNQHRLNLAGTNEHHFYPEETGYYEIELQLPQDMTCSQCILQWHYTAGNTWGCAPDGDCCLGCASRQETFINCADVAIFDNDGTVPSTAAPSTAKPTTTAPTQPSSTEVPTQAPTTPSPTTLAPTQAPTTTLPTHETTSAGDVLMDCPLDYTLMCDGVGELAGDLTRQRFCNDHCRKATSICTSQYCSCTCQKISCKAVGLYKGSEPHDDWCQMMCTQDSSLCPTLGDQCSCTEDA, encoded by the exons ATGAACTATCTGACTGTCACTGTGTATCTAGCTAGTCTGTTGGCGGTGGTTGAGCCACACGGGTATATGATCGAGCCTCCCCAGCGGTCCTCCATGTGGAGGGTGTACCCGGGATTTCCTCCCAACTACAACGACATGGAACTATTCTGTGGAGGAGTAACG AAACAATGGGAAGAATTTGACGGGAAGTGTGGAACGTGTGGAGATGCCTATGATGCAGAAGTACGCGAGAACGAGGCTGGTGGAATGTACGCATCGGGTGTGATTGGTCGAAACTACACACGTGGACAAGTCATCAAA GTTGGGATTCAATTAACAGCATCTCACTTGGGCAactttcaattcaaaatttgtccCCATAACAACCCGTCCGTACCCGTGTCGCAGGAGTGTCTAAATCAACACAGATTGAATTTAGCAGGAACAAACGAACATCACTTTTATCCTGAAGAAACGGGATATTACGAGATAGAACTCCAACTCCCACAAGACATGACATGCTCACAATGTATTCTTCAATGGCACTACACCGCAG GAAACACATGGGGCTGTGCACCAGACGGGGATTGCTGTCTTGGGTGTGCCTCAAGACAAGAAACATTTATCAACTGTGCCGATGTTGCGATATTCGATAATGACGGGACGGTGCCCTCTACAGCAGCACCCTCAACTGCAAAGCCAACCACCACTGCTCCGACACAACCCTCTAGTACAGAGGTACCAACCCAAGCCCCCACAACACCATCCCCAACTACACTCGCACCGACCCAAGCACCAACAACTACTTTACCAACACACGAGACAACATCCGCCGGAGATGTGTTAATGGACTGCCCACTTGATTATACTTTGATGTGTGACGGCGTCGGAGAGCTCGCTGGAGATCTAACACGACAACGCTTCTGTAACGACCACTGTCGCAAGGCAACATCCATATGCACGTCACAGTATTGTTCTTGTACATGTCAAAAAATATCCTGCAAGGCTGTGGGTCTCTACAAGGGTTCAGAGCCTCATGACGACTGGTGTCAAATGATGTGTACACAAGACTCCAGCCTTTGTCCTACTCTTGGCGACCAATGCAGTTGTACTGAAGACGCCTAA